The genomic region TTTTTAGTTCAAAATTTCATCGTAATTGTTCGAGAGGTATTGTGGTGAAAGAGTAACGGACATCTAGAGTCCCTCTCCCGTTTGATAGTGAACTAATTAATAGCAGCTGTGCCCtgcagttttacccgcagtgctccgctcttcgctttcctcgataaataataataaaaaattatttcggtgttaggaTAGCTtcctaacaccgaaataatttttcaaatcggaccaatatATTGGTCCATGATGATATTAACAtagataatacataaataacataagTGACGTATATCTGATTAAATTCCGGTCCGAGGCTTATGCCTAGGACctccaaaaataattatgcgGTACAAGTAAGACGAGtaccacagatcacagaaactaaatTACGAAAGCGATTGGCATCTCCCTAGATCTCTATGACGAGTACgtatatgatattatgaaaatacaaataaatttcgATAGCGGGATGTAAAGTAAAGCTAACGGCATCTATTGATCTGTCTTTACAAccattttacattattttatattaccacGACATCTATCGAAATACTTATAGCCGTGCCGCTTTTATGTTCgacttttttgtaatattttgtagtaaaCGAAATGATAAAGCCTCAAAGCCTGGCACACGCATAGTTCATATCAATTGACAACAGATGGCGTTAGTAGAATCATAAAGTTTGAGAACATTGTATAAATAGctatatattcatttatacaATGTTCTCAAACTACTttttttccgtttgaatattataaactctacgcgaatcccaaaaattacgtaaacaagaagcgtaCGAGAGGAGGAAGGTAGGGGCGGAGCGGCACTAGCGCCTTTGAACTTGAACTAGACCGTATATCTGCGACAGTCAGCGCTGCATagacttataaaatatgttaggagagtacaataaaagcttaaaaaatcatttaaaaataatttattgcgttatgccaaaagtcgtagaacaattaatgttgttacgtatgatgttagctatcttgtcctgcgaggttgctggtgttttacaagtaaccctgtatatatattatattctatttcaCTAGCTACagcttttttattgaaaacttgtatCCAATAGACTGAAAAGTTTCACCTTATCTTTCTACAATTTCTACCTATTTTGCCAATatgataaatatgtagttgTGTAAGCATCTATAGTTGGATATTTGATACATATTGCAGCATCGAGAACTACGAAACAGACCTCATCCTAGGCACATACCACAATGAATCATCGGACgaggctgatgatgatgatgactccAATGATGAGAACAACTGGCGGAATGATTATCCGGATACAGAAGCAAGTAGCATCGATGAAGATGATATGATTGCGGCTATGAAGCGGTGTGATATAGGTTAGTTTTACAAACATTCATGTTTcacttttgtttaatattaaaaagcctAATATAACCTTCCTTCCTTCGTCGATCGTAAAGACGTACGGACGTGTGTACTACTTTTCAATcctgaatttatttaaaacaattgcaTAGTAAATATAAGTTCGATCAACTAACAATACAATCTCCTCGCTACGTGTTCCCATGGTACTGCAGTTATCCAGTGAGTACTATCATCATTACATCCCGCTAATTACACTCGATAAGCATTAATTACTCATCACTCAAATTGCAAACAACACGTGTGCGGTGTGACACTGAAGCTTTGACAACTGCCCGTACGCAACGAGAGCGAAAGAGAAGCACTGATCGAAGAATTTCTTTCCTACCTTctgatttatttgtttttttttctctcaCGTTCTACATTGAATCAGCTATAacgataaaacaattttatcttaACATGTATCATTCACCTCCGCATGCAAATAAAACGCTTTCGGCGCCACAATTAAATTTGAATCCTGAGGAAAGCGCCTTCGACTCGAATATTACGCTAAGGTGCGAAAAAAGGAGACGATTATCAGGCGATGAAAAGAACGAATTTGTGATATTCAAGACAGAAATGCATGATATGCTCCTTGAAATGTTCAACAAATTGtcaaataatcaaaattgTCGTCTGGATAAGCTGGAAAAAACTATTGCCgaattagataaaaatataatatcggttaaaaacactaataaaGACATCGAGGTGTCCATAAACTTTCTATCTGATAAAATAGAAGACTTACATGATCAAATAAAGgtgataaaaaatgaatcgaagaatatagatattagaCTAAATACCATAGAAGATAGGATGAACAATTTGGAAAGAGGTAACCGAAAAACTAGCATAGAAATAAGGAAGTTGCCTAAAAAGgtaaatgaaaaaaagaacGACTTATTTGTAAACGCAGAAAACTTTCTCAACAGCCTTTCATTACAATCGCTGTATTCAAACGTACGCGATGTATTTCGCCTTCCAAGCCGAAGAGAAGCCCATGACTCACCTGTAATTATGGAGTTTACTGATACCCAATCGAAGGACAAAATATTGGATGCTATCAAGAAATTCAATAAGAAAACGGGAAGTCCAAAAATTAATACCAATCATTTCGGCTTCGAGGGGCAGCCTTCTCCAGCCTTTGTATCGGACTATCTGACCCCAGTAGACAGACGCTTGTTCTACTGTGCAAGGGAATTCGCAAAATCTGAATCATACGCTTTTTGTTGGATGTCAAATGGAAGAATCTATCTACGTCAAAAGGAAGGAGCACCGCATATACTAATAAGAAATGAAGACCAACTCAGACAAATCAAAAGAGATATATGACTAGTGTTTGTTCTCGTTGTTCTCATTGTTGCTAACGTTTctttcatattttcattgtataagtTACATCAtgtcaataaaatagttattaatttaataaaagccAACTCCTATCACCCTAACTCACACACAACACAAATTAAACACAACCAGAATTTATACAAAACCATTACTACACACCacaactttataaattatacacaatttcaatttatagtGTTTACTAGAGgctacaatttaaatttcttgCGCCTACAAATTCTCACTTATCAAATACGCACaaacacatatatttcttCAAGAACGTGCCAGgcgtttaaaattgtaatattatcattCTTCCACGAATTATATCAAACACATAATCTTATTAAAACGTACGTGTTTTCATTTACCTTAGTGACATTTATcatatattacttttaacatTCAATGTTTTagttaacaatattaattcgGATCTGGATAATTACATAAAACCAACATGTGCAAATGTCGATACATATTCAGAATGCCGTTATGTGCTCAAATGGCATACAAAGCGAGGCTTCACTATACTAACAGCTAATATACGAAGTATAAACTGTAACTTCGACCAATTAATAGCTCACATCAGTGCTATGGATATGCAACTAGACGTCATCGTGCTCACCGAGTGCTGGACGAATGCTGACAGTACGCCACCGACAATGGACCAATACGATATGTTCTACTCTCAACACAGCTTAAACCAAAACGACGGCATTGTGGCCTATGTTAAGAGAGGTTTAAATACTTTGTGCCATGAACCGGACATGGTAGAAGGCAACTGCCTCGTATTGACCATTAATGGTACCTGCAGCATCGTTTGTTCCTATAGACCGCCCAGCTTCTCCAACGCCTCACCTTATCTTCATTCATTAGACACAatactacaaaatattaaatctaaagAAATCATACTCACCGGGGATATGAACCTTGACACAATTAACGAACTAAAAAGTAACCACACAAGCGAATATctgaatattattgcaatgcACGGTTTAATTGAAGGAATCAACATACCAACTCGTAAAAATGCCTGTCTAGACCACTTTATGATAAAAACCTCAAAACCTTTTCAAACTGTTGTATTGCCTGAATTGACTGATCACAAGCCCATAGTTCTCTTTATTGAAGTAACAAAAATATCCAACCAAATCCAGCCTAACAAAAAGTGCAACATTGACATGAAATTACTCGGTGACAAACTAAATGAAAAGCCTTGGttgaaatttaacttttatgaTATGACGGACGTAAACATAGCAACAGATacacttttaaattgtattaaagatTCTATAGTGGCGAgctctataaataaaacaatacctaaaaataaacaaattttgaaACCCTGGATTACACCTGCAATATTGAGATCTATAAGAAAAAGAGATGCAATGcacaaaaaacttaaaaaacaaCCGAAGAATGAAATTATGCATTTGAATTACTTACGCTATAGGAATACGTGCAACAGAATCATTAagacacaaaaaaatcaatattatagaAATCAGTTACTTTGTAATAATCGGAATATTAAAAACACCTGGAATACGATAAAGGAAATTTGCAATATGAACAAAAAAACGCCAActtctaataatttattatctaacaaTACAAATGCGGTTGAATCTCTTGATATTGTTAACAGGTTCTTCACTGGGGTAGGGCAGGATTTagcaaacaaaattttaaactctattaataaaactgaGGACGAACTTACCAGAAACGCGACAAGTAAGGACGGGCCGCTCCACTCCATGGCTTTAATACCAACAGACTCCTATGAAGTTAATAAGATCATTCACTCAATGAAAAAGAGCAGCTCGCCGGGGTGGGACGGTTTGACTTCGCATATACTACAAAAGTTCTCTCAAATTTTAGTGGACCCAATAACCTTTTTATGTAACCTTAGTATTGGCTCTGGTATCTTTCCTTcgtctttaaaaaaatctgtaatAGTACCAATTCTCAAGTCAGGTGATGCTACAGAACCTTCCAATTACCGACCGATCTCCTTACTACCCAGTATCTCTAAAATCTTAGAAAAAGTTGTTACCAAAAGCAGAGGCGGCTTGCCCTAAGGAGCGctggtgcagtgaactcccataaataattataataaaatcatactccttaatttcattattaatattaattattactatttaaaatcaatcgtaatcgtaaaaataaaaaaactatcgGCAATACCAATGAATATATCCATCATTCCATCATCCCATACacctgtaggtataatactgtaggtattataaaacgCGCGTAGCGGAGCGCTCACGATTGCGctccaatgaaaaaatatttagtacaatttctaatacgaaatccaataggagtgaaagagatagttttgtcagagtcctgcgcgtgaaacagaagattttctatgaaaaaatagcaaaattcgGAGCGCCGCTCCCGCAAACGTTGCCGGTTCGTTTTTACCGCGCGCCCTGGCGCCCGTACAAGACAGCGATTTCGCGCGACGTTgcctaaataaacaaacactctAGTCAACTTGACTGCACGCGCGCGAATGTATATTCGggaattttctaattaaaatcataagataCGTGTTGACTGTTGAAATAGCCTGTAGTTATCAGCATTACTTGTGAGTGTTAAAATGGACAATTATAATGTggcgttcattaaaaagtttgtTAAAACGTTACAAATTCGGCTTGAATTGAAAGCTAAGGGACCGCCACGGCCTGAACTTGACCTTACGCAAAAATGTACGACAAAAACGAAAGCATATACGCGTGTGTTTAAATCCGAACAATATGTGAAAACACCGTGGTTGTGTGGTTGTGATGAACATGAAAGCAACAAACTATTTTGTTTTCCGTGTCTTTTATTTGAAGCGGGCGCGGCCGGCGGAGGTGAGAGTGCTTGGACTAAAACGGGCGTTGACGACTTAGCTCATCTTtcaatcaagatgaaaaaacattcacaatCTCGGTAGGTACCATTTGTCGAATGAACTGCAATTGGCGTTTATCGGACGACAAGACATTCGTAAAGCACTAGATTCCGCGTACCGAAAGTCAATACGCGAGTTCAATGACCGTGTCGAtgaaaacatacatattttacgaaGGTTAATAGATTGTGTCaagttatagatatttttgcacACCAACAAGAAAGACGTATGCATTtcctttataagtatttttttaattaaattgtactgCTTTACACCAtgtattttcagtgttttatttcaagtgaacacccataaaattttgtcacgagccgcctctgaCCAAAAGACTGATTGACTTcctaaatgtaaataatataatttcacaaCACCAGTTTGGGTTCCGTTCTGGAGTCTCAACTGAGGATGCGACGCTAAGACTTACCGAACTTATAACTACATATCTGGATCGTGGTGAGAAGTGCcttggaatttttttagatCTCCAAAAGGCGTTTGATACCGTGTCCTCTGGAATCCTCATTGctaaattgcaaaatattgGAATCAGAGGAGTGGCCTTGAACTGGTTCCAGGACTATCTTACGGACAGATTACAGCGTGTGAAAGTAGATGGCCAGGTAAGCAATGAGGCATCTAGCTCTCGGTACGGTATCCCTCAAGGAAGTACGATCGCGCCAATCTTATTTTTGATCTACATTAACCCACTGTGCATGATGCAGATACCCAACGCGGACATTACTATGTTCGCCGATGACACTGTCATCCTATTCCACCACAGAGACTGGCGTGACGTCAAAATAGTTGCAGAGGCAGGATTGGCGGCGACATCTAGATGGCTTGAGGACAACCTTCTATCACTCAACATAAGAAAATCAAATCTTATCTGTTTCGCAAAAACAAAAACTGGATTGCCTACcagtgattttaatattaaattgcatACCTATCCGTGTAACAGACATCATCACTATATCAGTAGTTGTGCTTGTATAAATTTAACGCGTGTAGAGCACTGTAAATATTTAGGCATTCAAATAGACCATAACCTAAGATGGATACCGCAAGCGAATTATTTAGCAACAAAAATGCGGCGCCTggtgtatatttttaagtcactTAATGCTGTGGCCAACAAGAACATCTTGATTCTGGCCTACAAAGCGTTGTGCGAAAGTCTGCTTCGCTACTGCATATGCACTTGGGGTGGTATGGCAAAAACGCATTTAATTCAAGTTGAACGAGCGCAACGCTGTCTCATTAAAGTTGCCTTGAAACTTCCATTTAGATGTCCTACCACTGCAGTTCTCAAAGAAGCACAGGTGCTTAGTGTCcgcaaattatttttcttaaatattctACAGAGATACCATATCAATACTGTACCCACGCTTCAAGTAACGAATAAACGGATAGATCGATGCCCTGTACCTgctattaaaagtaaatttgctAACAAATCATACAGAGTACTAGCTCCTCGCATATACAACAAGTTGAacaatattaatgttaaaaagcTAAATAGGAACGCCTTCAAGAAAACGGTTTTATCATGGCTAGACGACTATGATTACGATGGCATAGAAAATCTCCTTATCTCacaagttaaataaattattattaatataactcAACTCACCGTAATAATACAGATTACACAACAATCATGTTCACTCGTTACCCAAATAAGTTAAACACACACTCCCACAAAAACTCAAACACACATCCACCCACACTCACTCACATAcatgcacacacacacaaacacacacacacacacacacacacacacacacacacacacacaaacaaacactcACACCACACATTCATTGGGTTGGCTATCccccttttatttttaatttttgcctttgtataaattttctttttgttttaaccTTTATCTAGACCACAATGTATTAAGGGAAGGGACTGGCTTTCTTAACACAGGCTATGCCTAGCAAGAGAGCCAGAGCCTCATAatcaatattgtatattttaaaggtgaaataaagatttattttatttttttattttttttataacctaAAGGTGAGCCCACCAGAAGCCATATGGTgagaaattacaaaatattacatttcatATTGAAACAATGAATTATTCTGATAAATCTAACTAGCTGGGATAACGAAAAATGGACAGTTTACCTGCGCCTGTTAATACTGGCGTAAAATCGAAACAATTTTTACTTATCCtaaaataattagttttatttgttttctaGTTTCCTTTTCAAATTACTGTTCAAAGAAGgtctaatttattttgactaagcattaagaaaaaaaacataataaactttTCCTGTAATTCAGATGACCTCTCAAGCGATGATGGCGAGGACAAAATATACAACGATCCCCCGGACCTATTCAATGAGGACGTCAAAAGATACGGAGCGGCCTACGCCAAGTATAAAGCCAGAGTCATAGCCGAAGAAACAGAAGTCCAAGATAGCAAAAACCTCGTCCATTGTTCCAGAATAAAGGATTTGGATGAGGAATCTATAGATGGTTATAAAGATGATAGCGATAATGGTTTTTATTATGGCCAAGAAGAAGATACGGAACAATTTTGTGAACAGTATAGTGATGATGTTTATAACCCAGATtgagtaataaattgattGTTTGTAagctgttgttttattttgaaagattCAATCATATTTATAGCCCTACAATTTAAGAGATTTTGCTGTTGTTCATGTTACCGATGCTGTCAATGGCTTTTTCACATGTACGTTGTTACTACTACATacatagtatattattattagtctgtgctactACGTTATAAATGTGAACCTAACCAATTTTGTTGAAATGTGTTAGGTACTGAGATAGACTCAATGAATAGTAGCTTTGCCACGGTTTATCATCTTCATTTTTCTCCCACAATAACTACACTGTCTTGCGTGTAAAAATTGAAAGAATTTGTAAGAGCAAAAAACGAAAAAAgacagtttattaaaaaatatatatggatgtgtaatatttagtaataagtaataatcaACTCGACAACGTGTGTCCAAAGCGGCTTCTTTCAGGCATGGCTTAATCATTTTAATCATAAAATGCTATTCCtagaatattatgtgaaaaaatcGCGAAGAAACCAGATACAGAATCCATACAAATAGTCGGATTAAGAAATTCCATCCAAGGCTTCTCTCGCGTGCACTCTGCACAGTGCactgtatattaattattagaaataagaaatagaaacacatttattaccaaaaaatgagacagtacctacattaaatttcaaacaatACTTATGACTAAAAAAAAGGTGACGGTAACATAAGTGACGTATATCTGATTAAATTCCGGTCCGAGGCAAAGGCCTAGGACCtccaaaaatataatgtgtcatattataaaccaaaacACACAGCGTTTGTAAAAGTAAGACGTGTATAATATGAAGttatgaaaatacaaataaatttcgATAGCGGGATGTAAAGTGAAGCTAACGGCATCTATTGATCTGTCTTTACAaccattttacatttttttatattaccaCGACATCTATCGAAATAAGGATGGTATAGCCGTGCCGCTTTTATGCTCGACTTTTGTGTAGACTAAcgaataattatgataaagcCACAAAGCCTTGCTTACGCAGAGTTCAGACTCAATTGACACCAGATGGCGTTAGTAGAATCATAAAGTTTGAGAACATTGTATTTGggcattttcacaaaaatgtaCGTCCCCtccttgaaaaatataatttttttttatagtattatacctattttaaactttttttggtCTCTTTAAAACGGAAATTCAATATActtcaagaaaaaatataatatgatgggtttaaaatgagaaaactgtaaaaataataggaCACAATGGAAAGTCTCGCAATTTTATATCAGTTGTGTGACTATATTCAGTAGCTGGTAAAACAGTgcaaaatataagaatttttagatatttatttattaacttaaaatcgttattttttatattttaaacactaACTATTCCCAACTTTTAGATCTaagctatttaaaaaaaacaata from Colias croceus chromosome 3, ilColCroc2.1 harbors:
- the LOC123706473 gene encoding probable RNA polymerase II nuclear localization protein SLC7A6OS yields the protein MATSTVLRVKRRLQDNPQDALVLVCKRRKTDVEEISPSLFVFRGTVDNQETSQLKTIVPKTEIKLKPKTDVDDIIKKIRQERKETASENRYAIVNFNRGVKDEDDINLVDLEATGHDGDDVKFTYDLYTAIKEDFDISMLDNLVSIENYETDLILGTYHNESSDEADDDDDSNDENNWRNDYPDTEASSIDEDDMIAAMKRCDIDDLSSDDGEDKIYNDPPDLFNEDVKRYGAAYAKYKARVIAEETEVQDSKNLVHCSRIKDLDEESIDGYKDDSDNGFYYGQEEDTEQFCEQYSDDVYNPD